A single region of the Brassica rapa cultivar Chiifu-401-42 chromosome A03, CAAS_Brap_v3.01, whole genome shotgun sequence genome encodes:
- the LOC103857571 gene encoding protein BASIC PENTACYSTEINE7 isoform X1: MDPYLSRNHMKPATSTSKDTGLPTSNPLWFHSYYPVPRTTGIDLSQPPQAEPAELAMVPQVRLFPPPTRGYIHDVELKSSTMLSPSKALKPKPQSKKRSAPKTPKKTLSIPEIKREKKNPDINVVDISSFDVSGVPPPVCSCTGVPKVCYKWGMGGWQSSCCTISISTFPLPMSTTRPGTRLAGRKMSNGAYVKLLMRLAGEGYDLTCPVDLRNHWARHGTNKFVTIK, from the coding sequence ATGGATCCATATCTATCACGAAACCATATGAAACCTGCTACCAGCACAAGCAAGGACACTGGCTTGCCTACGTCTAATCCTCTTTGGTTCCATTCCTACTACCCTGTTCCAAGAACCACAGGCATTGATCTTTCTCAACCCCCTCAAGCAGAGCCTGCTGAACTTGCCATGGTGCCTCAAGTTCGTTTGTTTCCTCCTCCTACAAGAGGATACATACACGATGTGGAGCTGAAGTCGTCCACGATGCTGTCTCCTTCGAAAGCGTTGAAGCCAAAACCACAAAGTAAGAAACGATCTGCACCCAAAACCCCGAAGAAGACACTGAGCATCCCGGAAATAAAGCGCGAGAAAAAGAATCCTGACATCAACGTTGTTGACATCTCGAGCTTCGATGTTTCTGGTGTTCCTCCACCTGTCTGCTCCTGTACAGGCGTTCCGAAGGTTTGCTACAAATGGGGCATGGGCGGTTGGCAATCCTCGTGCTGTACGATTAGCATATCGACATTCCCACTACCTATGAGCACCACAAGGCCTGGAACTCGTCTCGCTGGAAGGAAAATGAGCAATGGTGCTTATGTCAAGCTCCTTATGAGGCTTGCTGGTGAAGGGTATGACTTGACTTGCCCGGTTGACCTCAGGAACCACTGGGCCAGGCACGGTACTAACAAGTTTGTGACCATCAAGTAG
- the LOC117125665 gene encoding aminoacylase-1-like has protein sequence MALDSKAIISRFQDYLRINTVQPNPDYYAAANFIKLQAQSISLQYQPIEFVQGKPIVLLKWAGSEPSLPAILLNSHVDVVPFEAEKWDHPPLGAEIDEDGRIYARGTQDMKSVGMQYLEAIRKLVASGYKPLRSVYVTFVPDEEIGGADGVGRFVESRKYSRA, from the coding sequence TACCTCCGTATAAACACCGTACAACCTAACCCTGATTACTACGCAGCCGCAAACTTCATTAAATTACAAGCTCAGTCCATCTCTCTCCAATACCAACCAATCGAGTTCGTTCAGGGAAAGCCTATTGTTCTCCTGAAATGGGCTGGCTCAGAGCCTTCGTTACCTGCGATTCTCTTGAACTCTCACGTCGACGTCGTCCCCTTTGAGGCAGAGAAGTGGGATCATCCACCGCTAGGAGCAGAGATCGACGAAGACGGTAGAATATACGCGAGGGGAACTCAGGACATGAAGAGCGTTGGGATGCAGTACTTAGAAGCCATTCGAAAGCTTGTAGCCTCTGGATATAAGCCGCTTAGATCGGTATATGTCACGTTCGTTCCTGATGAAGAGATCGGTGGCGCTGATGGTGTTGGGCGGTTCGTGGAGAGTCGGAAATATTCAAGAGCTTGA
- the LOC103857567 gene encoding aminoacylase-1-like: MLKAGLKPDGGVVSVNMVFLKAGTPSPDGFVMNLQPSEAEAGFDIRIPPTADLVALEKRLVEEWAPVARNMSYKLWRFDQNLSGKQLLTGNDNSNPWWVLLQNAVNEAGGKTSEPEIFPASTDSRYFRKAGLPAFGFSPISNTPSLLHDHNEYLSQAEYLKGIDMYVSIIKAFTSYSSP, translated from the exons ATGCTCAAAGCTGGCTTGAAGCCTGACGGTGGCGTAGTCTCTGTCAACATGGTTTTCCTCAAAGCTGGCACTCCTTCTCCGGAT GGATTTGTGATGAATCTGCAACCATCCGAGGCAGAAGCTGGCTTCGACATTCGTATCCCACCCACTGCTGATCTAGTAGCACTAGAAAAACGTTTGGTTGAGGAATGGGCACCTGTTGCCCGGAACATGTCCTATAAG CTGTGGCGGTTCGACCAGAATCTTTCAGGGAAGCAATTACTTACCGGAAATGATAATTCAAATCCATGGTGGGTACTCTTACAAAACGCTGTGAATGAAGCTGGAGGGAAGACTAGTGAGCCTGAGATCTTCCCTGCATCAACAGATTCTCGGTACTTCCGGAAAGCTGGCTTGCCTGCGTTTGGGTTCTCTCCTATATCAAACACGCCAAGTTTGCTTCATGATCACAATGAG TATCTGAGTCAAGCTGAGTATTTGAAGGGCATTGATATGTATGTCTCAATCATTAAGGCTTTCACATCATACTCTTCACCCTGA
- the LOC103857568 gene encoding bZIP transcription factor 16 isoform X2, giving the protein MASSEMEKPSKEKELKQPSSSSSAPPPSQEPSSSVSAGPDWSGFQASPAPMQPHGFVTSSPQPHPYMWGVQHMMPPYGTPPHPYVTMYPPGGMYAHPSMPPGSYPYSPMPSPNGVTEASGNTTGGTEGDSKRSDVKEKLPIRRSKRILSMMKGKNNEPGKNSGASANVAYSKSGESDSDGSSEGSDANYQIDLGSSQDGKDASENGGSANGLQNGSVGTPLPTVSQKVPIMSKTAPGVPGQPTNINIGMGYWGAPIPGMHGKVSTPVPGVFAQMSRDGGHSQPWLQDERELKRQRRKQTNREAAQRSRLRKEAEFDQLAQYTEVLSAENASLRAEMNRLKSQREELTSENTSLKDLLLSFPPLEGINMDKDDQEPDTNQTCFTETKFVSYKDST; this is encoded by the exons ATGGCTAGCAGTGAGATGGAAAAACCTAGTAAAGAGAAGGAACTTAAacagccttcttcttcttcttctgctcctCCTCCTTCACAG GAACCTTCTTCGTCTGTGAGTGCTGGACCAGATTGGTCTGGTTTTCAG GCATCTCCTGCTCCTATGCAGCCTCATGGTTTTGTGACATCAAGTCCGCAACCTCACCCTTACATGTGGGGGGTTCAG CATATGATGCCTCCTTATGGAACTCCTCCTCATCCATACGTTACAATGTATCCACCAGGTGGCATGTACGCCCATCCTTCAATGCCTCCG GGTTCTTATCCATATAGCCCTATGCCTTCTCCAAATGGAGTGACCGAAGCTTCC GGTAATACTACAGGCGGCACCGAAGGTGATTCTAAACGATCTGATGTGAAAGAAAAATTGCCTATCAGAAGATCAAAAAGAATATTGAGCATGATGAAAGGAAAGAACAACGAGCCTGGAAAGAACTCAGGAGCATCAGCTAATGTAGCTTACTCTAAAAG TGGGGAGAGTGATTCTGATGGTTCGAGTGAAGGAAGTGATGCAAACTATCAAATT GACTTAGGATCTAGTCAAGACGGGAAGGATG CATCAGAGAATGGTGGTTCTGCTAATGGTCTCCAAAATGGAAGTGTTGGTACACCTCTTCCAACGGTTAGCCAGAAGGTGCCAATAATGTCAAAGACAGCTCCAGGTGTTCCCGGCCAAccaacaaatataaatattgggATGGGTTATTGGGGTGCTCCTATCCCTGGAATGCATGGGAAAGTATCTACACCAGTTCCTGGAGTCTTTGCTCAAATGTCACGAGATGGTGGCCATTCACAACCCTGGTTACAG GACGAGAGAGAACTTAAGAGACAGAGACGGAAGCAGACCAATAGGGAGGCTGCTCAAAGATCCAGGCTGCGTAAAGAG GCCGAATTTGATCAATTGGCACAATACACTGAGGTGTTGAGTGCAGAAAACGCAAGTCTTAGAGCAGAAATGAACAGGCTTAAAAGCCAGCGCGAAGAGCTCACTTCTGAGAATACCTCTCTCAAG GACCTACTTTTATCATTCCCTCCACTAGAAGGTATAAACATGGACAAGGATGACCAAGAACCAGACACCAACCAAACATGCTTCACAGAGACAAAGTTTGTTTCCTACAAAGACTCAACTTGA
- the LOC103857568 gene encoding bZIP transcription factor 16 isoform X3: MASSEMEKPSKEKELKQPSSSSSAPPPSQASPAPMQPHGFVTSSPQPHPYMWGVQHMMPPYGTPPHPYVTMYPPGGMYAHPSMPPGSYPYSPMPSPNGVTEASGNTTGGTEGDSKRSDVKEKLPIRRSKRILSMMKGKNNEPGKNSGASANVAYSKSGESDSDGSSEGSDANYQIDLGSSQDGKDAASENGGSANGLQNGSVGTPLPTVSQKVPIMSKTAPGVPGQPTNINIGMGYWGAPIPGMHGKVSTPVPGVFAQMSRDGGHSQPWLQDERELKRQRRKQTNREAAQRSRLRKEAEFDQLAQYTEVLSAENASLRAEMNRLKSQREELTSENTSLKDLLLSFPPLEGINMDKDDQEPDTNQTCFTETKFVSYKDST; this comes from the exons ATGGCTAGCAGTGAGATGGAAAAACCTAGTAAAGAGAAGGAACTTAAacagccttcttcttcttcttctgctcctCCTCCTTCACAG GCATCTCCTGCTCCTATGCAGCCTCATGGTTTTGTGACATCAAGTCCGCAACCTCACCCTTACATGTGGGGGGTTCAG CATATGATGCCTCCTTATGGAACTCCTCCTCATCCATACGTTACAATGTATCCACCAGGTGGCATGTACGCCCATCCTTCAATGCCTCCG GGTTCTTATCCATATAGCCCTATGCCTTCTCCAAATGGAGTGACCGAAGCTTCC GGTAATACTACAGGCGGCACCGAAGGTGATTCTAAACGATCTGATGTGAAAGAAAAATTGCCTATCAGAAGATCAAAAAGAATATTGAGCATGATGAAAGGAAAGAACAACGAGCCTGGAAAGAACTCAGGAGCATCAGCTAATGTAGCTTACTCTAAAAG TGGGGAGAGTGATTCTGATGGTTCGAGTGAAGGAAGTGATGCAAACTATCAAATT GACTTAGGATCTAGTCAAGACGGGAAGGATG CAGCATCAGAGAATGGTGGTTCTGCTAATGGTCTCCAAAATGGAAGTGTTGGTACACCTCTTCCAACGGTTAGCCAGAAGGTGCCAATAATGTCAAAGACAGCTCCAGGTGTTCCCGGCCAAccaacaaatataaatattgggATGGGTTATTGGGGTGCTCCTATCCCTGGAATGCATGGGAAAGTATCTACACCAGTTCCTGGAGTCTTTGCTCAAATGTCACGAGATGGTGGCCATTCACAACCCTGGTTACAG GACGAGAGAGAACTTAAGAGACAGAGACGGAAGCAGACCAATAGGGAGGCTGCTCAAAGATCCAGGCTGCGTAAAGAG GCCGAATTTGATCAATTGGCACAATACACTGAGGTGTTGAGTGCAGAAAACGCAAGTCTTAGAGCAGAAATGAACAGGCTTAAAAGCCAGCGCGAAGAGCTCACTTCTGAGAATACCTCTCTCAAG GACCTACTTTTATCATTCCCTCCACTAGAAGGTATAAACATGGACAAGGATGACCAAGAACCAGACACCAACCAAACATGCTTCACAGAGACAAAGTTTGTTTCCTACAAAGACTCAACTTGA
- the LOC103857571 gene encoding protein BASIC PENTACYSTEINE7 isoform X2 — protein sequence MGLASSFVISSGFAKFHPNDSRKIKKSALLRFRCLFREGAILPLKQAIEMDPYLSRNHMKPATSTSKDTGLPTSNPLWFHSYYPVPRTTGIDLSQPPQAEPAELAMVPQVRLFPPPTRGYIHDVELKSSTMLSPSKALKPKPQSKKRSAPKTPKKTLSIPEIKREKKNPDINVVDISSFDVSGVPPPVCSCTGVPKVCYKWGMGGWQSSCCTISISTFPLPMSTTRPGTRLAGRKMSNGAYVKLLMRLAGEGYDLTCPVDLRNHWARHGTNKFVTIK from the exons ATGGGTCTTGCTTCTTCTTTCGTAATCTCCTCTGGGTTTGCCAAATTTCACCCAAACGATTCAAGAAAGATTAAAAAGTCTGCTCTTTTACGCTTTAGATGT CTGTTTCGTGAGGGTGCCATCTTACCACTGAAGCAAGCTATCGAGATGGATCCATATCTATCACGAAACCATATGAAACCTGCTACCAGCACAAGCAAGGACACTGGCTTGCCTACGTCTAATCCTCTTTGGTTCCATTCCTACTACCCTGTTCCAAGAACCACAGGCATTGATCTTTCTCAACCCCCTCAAGCAGAGCCTGCTGAACTTGCCATGGTGCCTCAAGTTCGTTTGTTTCCTCCTCCTACAAGAGGATACATACACGATGTGGAGCTGAAGTCGTCCACGATGCTGTCTCCTTCGAAAGCGTTGAAGCCAAAACCACAAAGTAAGAAACGATCTGCACCCAAAACCCCGAAGAAGACACTGAGCATCCCGGAAATAAAGCGCGAGAAAAAGAATCCTGACATCAACGTTGTTGACATCTCGAGCTTCGATGTTTCTGGTGTTCCTCCACCTGTCTGCTCCTGTACAGGCGTTCCGAAGGTTTGCTACAAATGGGGCATGGGCGGTTGGCAATCCTCGTGCTGTACGATTAGCATATCGACATTCCCACTACCTATGAGCACCACAAGGCCTGGAACTCGTCTCGCTGGAAGGAAAATGAGCAATGGTGCTTATGTCAAGCTCCTTATGAGGCTTGCTGGTGAAGGGTATGACTTGACTTGCCCGGTTGACCTCAGGAACCACTGGGCCAGGCACGGTACTAACAAGTTTGTGACCATCAAGTAG
- the LOC103857570 gene encoding serpin-ZX, whose protein sequence is MDLQESVRKQNGILWRVYKHVINTTAGKTSNLVISPALISVILSFIAAYKSPGATEEQILSLLKASSTDELNAVSSQIVTTVLADSTTSGGPMISTANGFWIEKSLCCVEQSFKNLLETSYKAAFKQVDFRTKADEVSEEVNTWVEKQTNGLITGLLPGRPCLLPPRSVTHLTDYIFANALFFNGRWDEEFDPSLTKDSDFHLLDGTKVPVPFMSGDFFSYHLDVYPGFKVLNLPYREGRRDGRSFSMQIYLPDEKEGLPAMLEMLASTPEDEDEDIPSYRADIGELKIPKFKFGFHFEATEALKSLGLSLPLETIFHKSCIEVDEVGSKAAAAAAVVGEGCCGPAEKKYDFVADHPFLFLVKEHGSGVVLFLGQVLDPSMH, encoded by the exons ATGGACCTGCAAGAATCAGTAAGGAAGCAAAACGGCATCCTGTGGAGGGTGTATAAGCACGTGATCAACACCACCGCCGGGAAGACCTCGAACCTCGTGATATCGCCGGCGTTGATCAGTGTTATCCTTAGCTTCATCGCCGCTTATAAATCTCCCGGAGCCACCGAAGAACAGATTCTCTCTTTACTAAAGGCTTCTTCTACCGATGAGCTTAACGCCGTGTCCTCCCAGATAGTAACCACCGTCCTTGCCGACAGCACGACAAGTGGCGGGCCAATGATCTCGACAGCGAATGGCTTCTGGATAGAGAAGTCTCTCTGCTGTGTGGAACAGTCTTTCAAGAATCTCTTGGAGACTTCGTATAAGGCTGCCTTCAAACAAGTTGACTTTCGCACTAAG GCTGATGAAGTGTCTGAAGAGGTGAACACATGGGTTGAGAAACAGACAAATGGTCTCATCACTGGTCTACTTCCAGG CCGGCCCTGTCTACTTCCACCAAGGTCTGTAACTCATTTGACTGATTACATATTTGCTAACGCCTTGTTCTTCAACGGGAGATGGGATGAAGAGTTTGATCCATCTCTTACCAAGGACTCAGACTTCCACCTTCTTGATGGAACCAAAGTACCTGTGCCCTTCATGTCCGGTGACTTCTTCAGTTACCACCTCGATGTCTACCCAGGTTTCAAAGTCCTAAACTTACCTTACAGAGAAGGACGACGTGACGGTCGTTCGTTCTCGATGCAAATCTATCTCCCTGATGAAAAAGAAGGGTTGCCTGCAATGCTGGAGATGTTAGCTTCTACTCCTGAGGACGAGGACGAGGACATTCCTAGCTACAGGGCAGATATTGGAGAACTCAAGATTCCAAAGTTTAAATTTGGTTTTCACTTTGAAGCCACGGAAGCTCTGAAAAGTTTGGGGTTGAGTCTACCATTGGAGACGATCTTCCACAAGTCTTGCATCGAGGTGGATGAAGTGGGATCCAAAGCTGCAGCTGCTGCTGCTGTAGTCGGTGAAGGTTGTTGTGGTCCTGCGGAAAAGAAGTATGACTTCGTTGCTGATCATCCTTTTCTCTTCCTTGTCAAAGAACACGGAAGTGGAGTGGTTCTGTTCCTTGGTCAAGTTCTTGATCCTTCTATGCATTAA
- the LOC103857568 gene encoding bZIP transcription factor 16 isoform X1: MASSEMEKPSKEKELKQPSSSSSAPPPSQEPSSSVSAGPDWSGFQASPAPMQPHGFVTSSPQPHPYMWGVQHMMPPYGTPPHPYVTMYPPGGMYAHPSMPPGSYPYSPMPSPNGVTEASGNTTGGTEGDSKRSDVKEKLPIRRSKRILSMMKGKNNEPGKNSGASANVAYSKSGESDSDGSSEGSDANYQIDLGSSQDGKDAASENGGSANGLQNGSVGTPLPTVSQKVPIMSKTAPGVPGQPTNINIGMGYWGAPIPGMHGKVSTPVPGVFAQMSRDGGHSQPWLQDERELKRQRRKQTNREAAQRSRLRKEAEFDQLAQYTEVLSAENASLRAEMNRLKSQREELTSENTSLKDLLLSFPPLEGINMDKDDQEPDTNQTCFTETKFVSYKDST; the protein is encoded by the exons ATGGCTAGCAGTGAGATGGAAAAACCTAGTAAAGAGAAGGAACTTAAacagccttcttcttcttcttctgctcctCCTCCTTCACAG GAACCTTCTTCGTCTGTGAGTGCTGGACCAGATTGGTCTGGTTTTCAG GCATCTCCTGCTCCTATGCAGCCTCATGGTTTTGTGACATCAAGTCCGCAACCTCACCCTTACATGTGGGGGGTTCAG CATATGATGCCTCCTTATGGAACTCCTCCTCATCCATACGTTACAATGTATCCACCAGGTGGCATGTACGCCCATCCTTCAATGCCTCCG GGTTCTTATCCATATAGCCCTATGCCTTCTCCAAATGGAGTGACCGAAGCTTCC GGTAATACTACAGGCGGCACCGAAGGTGATTCTAAACGATCTGATGTGAAAGAAAAATTGCCTATCAGAAGATCAAAAAGAATATTGAGCATGATGAAAGGAAAGAACAACGAGCCTGGAAAGAACTCAGGAGCATCAGCTAATGTAGCTTACTCTAAAAG TGGGGAGAGTGATTCTGATGGTTCGAGTGAAGGAAGTGATGCAAACTATCAAATT GACTTAGGATCTAGTCAAGACGGGAAGGATG CAGCATCAGAGAATGGTGGTTCTGCTAATGGTCTCCAAAATGGAAGTGTTGGTACACCTCTTCCAACGGTTAGCCAGAAGGTGCCAATAATGTCAAAGACAGCTCCAGGTGTTCCCGGCCAAccaacaaatataaatattgggATGGGTTATTGGGGTGCTCCTATCCCTGGAATGCATGGGAAAGTATCTACACCAGTTCCTGGAGTCTTTGCTCAAATGTCACGAGATGGTGGCCATTCACAACCCTGGTTACAG GACGAGAGAGAACTTAAGAGACAGAGACGGAAGCAGACCAATAGGGAGGCTGCTCAAAGATCCAGGCTGCGTAAAGAG GCCGAATTTGATCAATTGGCACAATACACTGAGGTGTTGAGTGCAGAAAACGCAAGTCTTAGAGCAGAAATGAACAGGCTTAAAAGCCAGCGCGAAGAGCTCACTTCTGAGAATACCTCTCTCAAG GACCTACTTTTATCATTCCCTCCACTAGAAGGTATAAACATGGACAAGGATGACCAAGAACCAGACACCAACCAAACATGCTTCACAGAGACAAAGTTTGTTTCCTACAAAGACTCAACTTGA